GCGAGAAGCAGGGTGAGGACGAGGCTGCGGCGCTTCACTTGCGCTCCCCCATCAGGCGGAACTGCAGGAGTCCGAGCACCGCCACGATCAGCGCCAGCGCGTAGGCAAGGGCCGAGGCGTAGCCGAAGTCGAAGTATTTGAAGCCGTTGTTGTAGAGGTACATGGTGACCGTCAGGGTGGAGTTGTCGGGGCCGCCGCCGGTGAGGACGTAGGGCTCGTCGAAGAGCTGGAGGGTGCCGATGGTGGAGAGCACCACGGTGAGGAGCAGGATCGGGCGCAGCTGGGGAAGGGTGATGGAGACGAAGCGGCGGATCGGTCCCGCGCCGTCGACCTTGGCGGCCTCGTACAGCTCCTGGGGAACGCCCTGCAGGCCGGCCAGGTAGATCACCGCGTTGTAGCCGGTGTAGTGCCAGGTGATGACGAGGACGACGCCGACGCGGGCCCAGAAGGGGCTGCCGAGCCAGTTGACCCGGTCGATCCCGAACCAGGACAGGACCCAGTTCAGCAGTCCTGCGTCGCGGTTGAGGATCACGGAGAACATCACGCCCGCTGCGACCAGACCGGTCAGCGAGGGCACGAAGACGCCGAGCCGCCACAGCGGGCGCAGCCAGACCTTGGTGGAGTTGAGGCCGAGGGCGACGAGCAGGGCAAGGCCGAGCATCAGCGGCACCTGGACGACCAGGATCAGCGCGGTGTTCTTCAGTGCGGTCCAGAACAGGGGGTCGTGCAGCAGGCGTCGGTAGTTGTCGAGCCCGGTGAAGTGCCGGCCTGTGCCGTTGCCGGTGGTGAGGCTGATCCAGAGCGAGGCGACGACGGGGTACGCCTTGAAGATCGCGAACCCCAGGACGGCGGGCATGATCAGCAGGTACGGGACGGAGGCGCGGGTCAGCAGCCGGCGGCGGGCCGGGCGGGTGCGGCCTGGTCGCTTGAGGGGGCCGCGGACGGCCGCGGTAACGGTGTCGGGAGCCCGTTCGGGCGAGGCGAGGGACATGGTGGTCAGGCCGCCCGCTGCCGGCCGGTCTGCTGGGCCAGCTGGTCGGCGGCGCCTTCTAGGGCGCCGGCCGGGTCGGCACCCTTGAGCAGCACCTTGGTCTGGGCGTCGCTGGCGAACTTGAGGGCGCGGGCGTAGTCGCCGGTGAAGTTGGTGGCCCGGGCGTCGGCGGCGAGCGATTCAACGAAGGGCTTCAGCACCTTCTGGCCCCCGTAGAAGGGGGCCGGCGCACTGAACTTCGGGTCGTCGTACGCCGCCGTGAGGGCGGGGAAGACACCGCCGATGCTGAACATCCGGTTGATCTCGGCAGGCTTGGTGAGCGCGTACTCGATGAACCGCCAGGCGGCCTTGCGGCGCGTGCTGGAGCCGGCGACGGCCAGGTAGGTGGAGTTGACGATGGCGTTGCGCTTGCCCCCGGGCACTGCGGCGGGCGGCTGCATGGCACGCCACTTGCCCTTCTGCTCGGGGTATGTGGTGGCCAGGTACTCCACGGCCCAGGCGGCCTCCGCGTAGGTGGCGAGTTTTCCCTGGCTGAGGAGGCGCTTCTCCGTGCCCTGACCCGCGGTGTCGGCGACCAGCCCGGCGTCGTTGAGCCGCTTGATGAGGGTGAGGGCCTTGACGGCCTCCGGGGAGGCGAGCGTGATCTTCCCGTCCTGGTCGAAGTAGAACGCGTCCTGGAGTTGCAGCAGGTTCTGGAAGAAGTCCATGTCCTGGGTGGCCCCGGTCCTGTCGATCCCGAGCAGCTGGACCCCGGTGGCGTCGAGGATCTTCGACCCTGCGGCGGTCATGTCGTCCCAGTCGCTGATGGCTGCGGGGTCGACACCGGCCTTCTCGAAATGGTCGCGTCGATAGAAGAGACCGAGCGGGTTGACCTCCCACGGCAGGGCGTGGGCTGCCTTGTCCTTACCTATGACGGTCGGCCACAGACCCTTGGCGAAGGCGTCCTTGTGCCGGTCGGCGCCGAGCTCCGACAGATCGGCGATGCCGTCGGGGAACTTGTCCAGATAGCCGGGCAGGTAGTCGACGCCGATGTGGAGGACGTCCGCGAGACCCTGGCCTCCCGAGGCGAGCCCGACGGTGATCTTGTCCCAGATGGCCGGGTTGCCGACGTCCTGGACGTCGACCTTGATTCCGGGGTTGTCGCGCTCGAAGGAGGGGACGACGCTGCGCAGGCCCTTGGCCGCGGTGGTCCAGCTCCAGACGGTGATCGTGCCGCTGTCGCCGTCGGCTCCGGCGCCGCCCGATCCGTTGTCGCCACAGGCGGCCAGGCCGAATCCGGCGGCGGAGGCAGTGGCGAGCTGAAGCAGACGGCGACGGCTCAGTTGCTGGGACATATGGGCTCCTGGAAGTGGGACGTGGTGTGGGACGTGGTGTGGGACGTGGGGCGGGTGATGGTGTGGAGGGCCTCGGTGAGCAGGTCCGCCGCGGCGTCGGACGTCGAGGCGTGGGGGGACAGCCGGATCCACTCGTCGCGGCGGGTGGTGACGACTCCGCCCGCTTCGAGGGCACGGTGGACGGCAGCTGGATCATGGCCGGGCAGCCGGAAGGCACCGATGCCGCCGCGTTCCTGGGGCCCGATCCCGTCCAGCAGGACCTCGGCACCGGCGAGGCGCGCACGGTCGAGCAGTTCGCCGAGTACGGCGCGGATGCGACCGCCGACGACGGCCGCTCCGCCCTGGGCCGCCAGGTCGTCGATCGCCGCACCGAGGGCCGCTGCGGCCGGGAAGTCCGGGTTGGTGGCGAGATGGGCTGCGGCCCCGGCCAGCGGCGGCGCCGGATGCCGCGCCGCGAAGGGCTCCGCGACGCCGGCCCAGCCGCCGAGCCCGGGAACCAGGCGCTCGCCGCACCGGTCTCGGATCAGCAGCAGTGCGGCTCCCCAGCCGGCCCGCATCCACTTCTGGCCGCCGCTGACGAGGATGTCCGCGGCGTCCGCTTCGAGCGGGACGGCACCCAGCCCCTGGATGGCATCGACGATCAGGAGCCGGCCGGGTCCGAGGACCTCCTTGAGGGCGGCGAGCGGTGCCAGGTGGCCGGTGAGCGAGTCGACGGCGCTGACGGTGAGGGCGGTGACATCGGGGGTGAGGTGTCGGCGCAGCAGATCGGGCGTGATGTGCCGCTCCCCGACCGAATCGACGAACCGGACGGCGGGGCCGCCGCGCCCGGCGAAGCGGAGCCAGGGGTAGACGTTGGCGGGGAACTCGCCGCGGGGTACCAGGACGGTCCCGGGGCCGGAGAGTGCGGCGGCCACGGTGAACAGGCCGTTGCTGGTGGACGGGGCGAGGGCGATTTCGTGCGGCCGGGCGTCGAGCAGCGATGCCGCCGAGGCCAGGGAGGCCTCGTGGAGGGCGAACAGCTGGTCGAGATCTGCAGGGTTCACCCGGCCGGCGAGCGCGGCCGCGTCGGTGCGCGCGGCGGCGGCCGGGCGGGAGAGCGGGCCGATCCTGGCGTAGTCGAGGTAGCCCGCCATCGGACCACCGACGGGAGCCGCGCCTGAGGCCGCGGAAGTGGCGGCTTCGGGTACCTGAATAATTTGATCGTTCAAAAAACTGACCTAACGAGGCTTGCTGCAAGTACGTTCCGGGAATTTGAAGGTTCAGATTAGGGAGATCACCCCCTCGCGGCAAGAGGTTCGGCAAAACCGGCTTCCCGGAGCCTGCCGATGGGTCCGCGCGAGTGCTCCGGTGCGCGCTGCATGCCGACGTGAGCCGGGCTCCGCCGTGACCTCCGGACAGGCGCGCATCCCGCCGGTCCCCGGCGGGTCCTCGCGCGAGTCACCCCAGCGCGCCGCACCACCCCGCCGGCATACGCGGCTGTGTTACGACCACCTGGCCGGCACCGTCGCGCCGGCAATCACCGACGCGATGGCCGGGCGCGGGCTGCTGGAGTGGGGGCCGAGCCGGGTCTGACCGGCAAGGGCACCCACTGGGCACGGCCTTCACGCGCAACTGCCGAGGGTGCGGGCACGCCATGTCCCTTCATGCCCGCAAGGACAACAACGCGCTCCCGCGGGTCCCGGACCACCGGGGCGCACCGGTCGTACCCAGTCACGCTGCTCCTTACCCGCCCACCCCGGCTCCCGCATGGGGCGCACCGGCCCTGGCACCCGCTCCCGCGTCGGGTGCGCCGCCCCGGACGCCCGCGGTGCGAGCCCCGCCCCCGGCGCCCGCACCGGCTCCGGCGGCCCCCACCCGGAGTTCGCAGGAGATCATGGATCTCCTGCGGCAGCTCGGCGAACTCCGCGACGCGGGTGTCGTCACTCCTGCTGATTTCGAGGCGAAGAAGGCCGACTTCCTCA
This genomic interval from Streptomyces sp. NBC_00464 contains the following:
- a CDS encoding carbohydrate ABC transporter permease, with protein sequence MSLASPERAPDTVTAAVRGPLKRPGRTRPARRRLLTRASVPYLLIMPAVLGFAIFKAYPVVASLWISLTTGNGTGRHFTGLDNYRRLLHDPLFWTALKNTALILVVQVPLMLGLALLVALGLNSTKVWLRPLWRLGVFVPSLTGLVAAGVMFSVILNRDAGLLNWVLSWFGIDRVNWLGSPFWARVGVVLVITWHYTGYNAVIYLAGLQGVPQELYEAAKVDGAGPIRRFVSITLPQLRPILLLTVVLSTIGTLQLFDEPYVLTGGGPDNSTLTVTMYLYNNGFKYFDFGYASALAYALALIVAVLGLLQFRLMGERK
- a CDS encoding ABC transporter substrate-binding protein, whose product is MSQQLSRRRLLQLATASAAGFGLAACGDNGSGGAGADGDSGTITVWSWTTAAKGLRSVVPSFERDNPGIKVDVQDVGNPAIWDKITVGLASGGQGLADVLHIGVDYLPGYLDKFPDGIADLSELGADRHKDAFAKGLWPTVIGKDKAAHALPWEVNPLGLFYRRDHFEKAGVDPAAISDWDDMTAAGSKILDATGVQLLGIDRTGATQDMDFFQNLLQLQDAFYFDQDGKITLASPEAVKALTLIKRLNDAGLVADTAGQGTEKRLLSQGKLATYAEAAWAVEYLATTYPEQKGKWRAMQPPAAVPGGKRNAIVNSTYLAVAGSSTRRKAAWRFIEYALTKPAEINRMFSIGGVFPALTAAYDDPKFSAPAPFYGGQKVLKPFVESLAADARATNFTGDYARALKFASDAQTKVLLKGADPAGALEGAADQLAQQTGRQRAA
- a CDS encoding aminotransferase class V-fold PLP-dependent enzyme, with translation MAGYLDYARIGPLSRPAAAARTDAAALAGRVNPADLDQLFALHEASLASAASLLDARPHEIALAPSTSNGLFTVAAALSGPGTVLVPRGEFPANVYPWLRFAGRGGPAVRFVDSVGERHITPDLLRRHLTPDVTALTVSAVDSLTGHLAPLAALKEVLGPGRLLIVDAIQGLGAVPLEADAADILVSGGQKWMRAGWGAALLLIRDRCGERLVPGLGGWAGVAEPFAARHPAPPLAGAAAHLATNPDFPAAAALGAAIDDLAAQGGAAVVGGRIRAVLGELLDRARLAGAEVLLDGIGPQERGGIGAFRLPGHDPAAVHRALEAGGVVTTRRDEWIRLSPHASTSDAAADLLTEALHTITRPTSHTTSHTTSHFQEPICPSN
- a CDS encoding SHOCT domain-containing protein, which produces MSLHARKDNNALPRVPDHRGAPVVPSHAAPYPPTPAPAWGAPALAPAPASGAPPRTPAVRAPPPAPAPAPAAPTRSSQEIMDLLRQLGELRDAGVVTPADFEAKKADFLSRL